In the Setaria italica strain Yugu1 chromosome VI, Setaria_italica_v2.0, whole genome shotgun sequence genome, one interval contains:
- the LOC101784501 gene encoding uncharacterized protein LOC101784501 isoform X2 → MDVSIFSCRELTFLDLIGCDIPAAPAGLVGFPNLTKLYLHGVGFPDNGVRGLEELIAESPLLQVLWLDKLWFPEDEDVDEQDGHGFEELVIRAPNLRNLRIVSEYDNGWQIEELPCIEKVEISSDNYTTNRDFMRLLTRVARVRELSLKMPDAV, encoded by the exons ATGGACGTGTCAATCTTCTCCTGCCGCGAGCTCACTTTCCTCGACCTCATAGGCTGTGACATACCGGCCGCCCCAGCAGGTTTAGTTGGGTTCCCAAATCTGACCAAGCTGTACTTACATGGGGTTGGATTCCCGGATAATGGGGTGAGGGGATTAGAAGAGTTGATTGCCGAGTCACCATTGCTTCAGGTGCTGTGGCTGGATAAATTGTGGTTTCCAGAGGACGAGGATGTGGATGAGCAGGATGGTCATGGGTTTGAAGAATTGGTTATTCGGGCACCCAATCTTCGGAATTTGAGAATTGTTTCTGAGTATGACAATGGGTGGCAGATCGAGGAACTTCCATGTATTGAGAAAGTGGAGATCAGTTCCGACAACTACACCACTAACCGTGATTTCATGAGGCTTCTCACTAGGGTAGCCCGTGTCCGAGAACTCTCCCTCAAGATGCCG GATGCTGTGTAG
- the LOC101784501 gene encoding uncharacterized protein LOC101784501 isoform X1, which translates to MDVSIFSCRELTFLDLIGCDIPAAPAGLVGFPNLTKLYLHGVGFPDNGVRGLEELIAESPLLQVLWLDKLWFPEDEDVDEQDGHGFEELVIRAPNLRNLRIVSEYDNGWQIEELPCIEKVEISSDNYTTNRDFMRLLTRVARVRELSLKMPYLTLAIQNVWVSSGIALHTINLKENNGHFIM; encoded by the exons ATGGACGTGTCAATCTTCTCCTGCCGCGAGCTCACTTTCCTCGACCTCATAGGCTGTGACATACCGGCCGCCCCAGCAGGTTTAGTTGGGTTCCCAAATCTGACCAAGCTGTACTTACATGGGGTTGGATTCCCGGATAATGGGGTGAGGGGATTAGAAGAGTTGATTGCCGAGTCACCATTGCTTCAGGTGCTGTGGCTGGATAAATTGTGGTTTCCAGAGGACGAGGATGTGGATGAGCAGGATGGTCATGGGTTTGAAGAATTGGTTATTCGGGCACCCAATCTTCGGAATTTGAGAATTGTTTCTGAGTATGACAATGGGTGGCAGATCGAGGAACTTCCATGTATTGAGAAAGTGGAGATCAGTTCCGACAACTACACCACTAACCGTGATTTCATGAGGCTTCTCACTAGGGTAGCCCGTGTCCGAGAACTCTCCCTCAAGATGCCG TACCTCACTCTTGCGATTCAGAATGTTTGGGTCTCATCAGGCATTGCATTACACACTATCAATCTCAAGGAAAACAATGGACATTTCATCATGTGA